tataaaaaaataaatttttatacattttaaagaaaaaaagtaaataataaaataaaaaatatcaaacaaatataaaaaaaattatgaatgtgaaagtatcatttttcttaatttagatATTTAGGTACACTGGAAGATGTTAGTTTCTCTTAACAAATTTGAATGAAGTGTATGATAAAGacatttatatgtttaatatcTACAAGAACTTGAAATGAAATTGATGTTTCCTACGGAAAATAAAAAGTAGATAAAGGAAAACTTTTCATCCATCCCAGTTTAACTAAGCAAATTTGATCtttatagattaaaataaagaatacaaAAGGATGGTGGCAGAGCTGAGTATAACCCACCTACCTTCCAATTCAAAGTCCGCCAAAAAATTTGGAGTAGACGTAACACTTTTGCAGTATAAAAAGGCGACAACCTTGTAGCTAAGTTCATAAAGCGGTGCTTCTTGATCACACCATAGTACTActatacaagaaaaaaatccGCACTTTTTGCAATGGCTGCTGTCGAAATTCCTACGTTGGTGCTTCCAAACTCTAGTACCCAACAGAGGGTGCCAGTGGTCGGAATGGGTTCTGCCCCAGATTTCACCTGCAAGAAAGACACAAAGGAAGCAATCATCGAGGCCATAAAGCAGGGTTACAGACACTTTGACACTGCTGCTGCTTATGGCTCTGAACAGGCTCTTGGAGAAGCTCTCAAAGAAGCAATTCAACTTGGTCTTGTCTCTCGTCAAGATCTCTTCGTCACTTCCAAGCTTTGGGTCACTGAAAATCATCCTCATCTCGTTGTTTCAGCCTTGCGCAAATCACTCAGGTCATTATTGAACTCAATCTAATAACAAGTAGTTATGAATTATACGTTaaaaagtcccacatcgatttgagttgagttaaacttaacttaatcttaatattatgaaaatatattgattttgtttttttgttttgctgTTGTTCAGAACTCTTCAACTGGAGTATCTCGATCTCTATCTCATTCACTGGCCCATCAGTTCTCAACCTGGAAAATTCTCATTTCCAATCGAGGTTTCAGATCTTTTGCCTTTTGATGTGAAGGGTGTGTGGGAAGCCATGGAAGAGTGTCAAAAGCTTGGTCTCACACGAGCCATTGGTGTGAGCAACTTTTCTGTGAAGAAACTTGAGAATTTACTGTCTGTTGCTACCATCCGTCCTGTGGTGAATCAAGTAATAATCAATCTTGTTTTTgagtaatttttttgaatgattGTTGATAAGATGAATTAATGTTTATTTGATATTCAACAGGTGGAGATGAATCTTGCATGGCAGCAGAAGAAGCTGAGAGAGTTCTGCAGTGAAAATGGGATAATCATAACTGCATTTTCTCCTCTGAGGAAAGGTGCAAGTAAGGGAGCAAATGAAGTGATGGAGAATGAAATGCTGAAAGAGATTGCAGAGGCTCATGGTAAGACTATAGCTCAAGTTTCTCTGAGATGGTTGTATGAACAAGGAGTCACCTTCGTGCCAAAGAGCTACGATAAGGGAAGGATGAACCAAAACCTTCAGATATTTGATTGGAAGTTAACCAAAGACGATCTTCACAAAATTAGTGAAATATATCAAAATCGTTTGATCAATGGACCCACCAAACCCCAACTCAATGATCTTTGGGAcgatgaaatataaatttggcAACTCAAATGTTGAATTTGCCTCTGAGATTTCAATTTAAACTTCATGTTGCTTTTGAATCAACTTTTGTCATTTTGTTTTAGAGAAATGAAACTATGAATTCATTTCTggataatgtttttctttttttatctcaattgtATTCTtactaatatttcaaaaagataaatcaatataatgtaattttaaataggTAAAAATCAAAATATGGGTGATGAAGTGGTTGGTCAAAGCAAAGGGTTAATTTAGTCAATAAAGATACTTAGTGTGTTAAGtacacttcaacttcaaaattttacattaatttaataatttcatactAAATTCCagcattttctttctttgccgacaaatataaaaatctaattataaCTTCACCCGTCAGCTAATGTGAAAAATACTATGGCTAAGTGGCAAAACccattataaattaattaattaatattatattattactttCAACCATTGAAAAGTGCCGACTGATATCAACTTTTAAACAGTGACGACGAGTAAAATAATGGTTGACTGATGACTCATTGATTTAggaaagtaaataataaatatatactatgTATCTGATAATAAGTtattactaaaaaaaacaatattgataaaattcaaGTACATTGATAATAAGTTGTTTGTGaaatttgatattgtttttcactaattatatattttaaaattcatatatgtattttatcataaaataacgtgcttttgaaaaaaaaaagatgaaatttttgtGTGGACCTGTGTGCTCTGAGAAGATTGAGTTTGAAAggatttatttaaatattgaacggtagtttttgttttttgattatattaatttttttaataattgtgttTATAATTTGACGTGAAATTAATAATTCGTAGATAAATTGAATGCAGgtgaaattattaaaagttatattcCACTATTATTACTATCTATTAATGGCctgttaaaagataaaattaatgtttcttaaatattaaagatTAAGTAAGACTAATATTGAATAATATTCCTGTTATTGAGTAATCATTGAGTAATAAACACGCAGTAAaagttgttattttttgttaaaattaattgttaatttttttcgttaattgaaaaaaatacttattttttcttcaaccatGAATTACTCAATTGAAATGTActgaatttaattgttttttttaacataaagaTGATTgtattaaaagaaagataatgaaACTTTGACAATATCTTTTtcgacaatattttaacatcatataTATGTCATTTTATGATTAGTCTATGTTGgtgttatcattattattattgattatgaagTAATTTTAGACCAATTATAAAATGATACGTAAacgatattaaaatattgtcaaagtatcgtTATTTTAAAAGAAACGGGGTCTGAAAGTCTACAATAAATGGTTGTCCttttaaaagaaagtaaaagacACTTAAGTCCATGTGTATGTTGGATAGTTTTTATGCTTTTCAAAATACAAGCCATGTGGTTATGATTCTTATTTGACCCGAAATTTATTTTCAACACGGACCTTATTTTTTCAAACCATGCGCATGTGCTTTTGATTTTTAGTTTGCCAAATGTTTTGACtacaaatttcttctttcaacaTACTCACTTAGTACATAGAGTAATATAGAGGTAGCAAAGGCTAAACTCAATCCGTtaactgaaaataaattaaactttataattAAGTATACCGAGTTGTTAGACTGTTAGATTAATTTGTCTGTTTCTTTTTACcattaaaaatgtaatattaattaagattttgaaaatttatatgaaaacgTGCTAACGTTGGACTATTAAGTTCATTTCAGACTAAAAAATCTATAACAGGCTGAAAATATTGTCATGTCAAGTTGATTCCCAACTAAAAAGGAATGCAACTCGAAATTGTTGTCATTTGAGTTGTTTTTATATCTTAATCGAATTGTATCATACCTTTGATCTGAGgtgttaatataaaatttgctATCGAATTgtgttaatataaaatttgtaacggaaagttcaaattttttttagtgaagTTAAATTGATAacacaatatttattataagagaaaaaaattataagaaataacataatatttgttatatttatccgtttaaatatatataaatattatgggGATGTGGTGTGATATTTATTTGATCCTATGTTTGGTCTTGTCGCGAGAGCCACCAGACTTGACTTTTAATTTGGTCTGATTCATGCTTTGCTAACGTGCTACTGTTCAGCTCACCATAGTTTTCATCTTCATGTGAGACACCTAATAACAACGTAATGAACTCCCAAAAAGATGAATCCTGAACTGAACTTGCTAAGACTGAGTCAAAGAATGATGTACAAGACTTACTTTTCTGGAGTcacaatattattttcaaaacaagcAAATGTAAAACATATAtggtatttatttataatatacataaaagattatctttatttcatcttctttgaatctatctctttctttttcattacaTTACACGTGTTATTTGTATTCTCTCTTCACTTCTAATCTGTACACCTGTTCTGTGATGTATATATTTGTCAGTTTCttatattagataaaataaaaagatgccACAGATCAGTATACACGTAATGACAAATTCCAGTTTATAAACTATGTTTTTAGTTTCAACAACCAAGATGATGAACACCAGACTTCTTCCTATCTCtttaaaaatggacaaattCTGAGTAGTTGATTagtattatttataatgttaaagataaaaaagaatacaCAACAACTGGACCCTCTGCAGTTGTTTATAATTAATAGGGTTCATGATTAAGATAACAATGAAAAATACTGAATAGTTGAAGATGACTTTTGCTTTAATCAATCCTCatatacaattaaatattatcaatattttatcaACTTCCAACCATCCTAAGATCACGATGCTAGATATCAATAGATGGTATAATAATAATTCCATACCATCATAACGAGACTAAATATTAATGAGTTCGTCTTATAATACTCCGATAACACATACAGactcatacaaattttattaagatagaCTTTAACTTGATTCTCATGTTACGTTGTTAcgtcaactaaaaataaaaccaatttatattatatgaacGAGTGAAAATCTCGATCTTATAAATCCGTGGTTTGGTAGAGTTAAAGTTAGGTTATTCTTAACACAAATGAATGCAACAATCGACAGACTCTCTGATGGTGAATTACATAGTACTCAAGTCAACTATTgttgaataaaataagaatGTGATGAATGGAGGTAGATTTCATCTTATCCCACCTAACCTCTGTGTGCAGACATTTCAAAGGTGGAATTCAGAAATAATAGAAACAGATGAAACGACAAATTTGTAGTATAAAAGGGTGACCAGCCCAGTAGTTTCCATCAACTGCAACAACCAAGTAGTGTTGGTTCCTGGTTACATTATAGTACTAAACTATACCAGTTAATCAGCAATTGTTACAATGGTTGCTGTCGAAATTCCGACATTGGTGCTTCCAAACTCCTCTTCCCAACAGAGGGTGCCAGTGGTCGGAATGGGTTCTGCCCCAGATTTCACCTGCAAGAAAGACACAAAGGAAGCAATCATTGAGGCCATAAAACAAGGCTACAGACACTTTGACACTGCTGCTGCCTATGGCTCTGAGCAAGCTCTCGGTGAAGCCTTGAAAGAAGCAGTTGAACTTGGCCTTGTCTCTCGCCAAGACCTCTTTGTCACGTCAAAGCTTTGGGTCACTGAGAATCATCCTCATCTTGTTGTTTCAGCTTTGCGCAAATCACTCAGGTATATGAAtgtatataaattcaatttaagaCCATTTTTCAAAGAACTGCATAGCAAGTAGCTATATAAATGACATAAACTGAATTAAGCTTTTTTCTGATGCAGAACTCTTCAACTGGAGTATCTCGATCTCTATCTCATTCACTGGCCTCTTAGTTCTCAACCTGGAAAGTTTTCTTTTCCCATTGAAGTAGAAGATCTCTTGCCTTTTGATGTGAAGGGTGTGTGGGAAGCCATGGAAGAATGTCAAAAGCTTGGCCTCACTAAAGCTATTGGAGTCAGCAACTTCTCTGTAAAGAAACTTCAGAATCTGTTGTCTGTTGCTACCATCCTTCCTGTGGTGAATCAAGtaatactttcttttctttttttaatttgtgttgcATGAAAGATTCATGATGAATTcatattgatttttttgttattaaataaatattgtaggTGGAAATGAACCTTGCATGGCAACAAAAGGAACTGAGAGAGTTTTGCAGTGCAAATGGTATAATCATAACTGCATTTTCACCTTTAAGGAAAGGTGCAAGCAGGGGTCCAAATGAAGTGATGGAAAATGATGTACTGAAAGAAATTGCAGATGCTCATGGCAAATCCATAGCTCAAATTTGCCTTAGATGGTTGTATGAACAAGGAGTCACTTTTGTTCCAAAAAGCTACGATAAGGAGAGGATGAACCAAAATTTGAGGATATTTGATTGGGCATTGACAGAAGAAgatcataataaaataagtcaaaTTCATCAGAGTCGTTTAATCGCTGGACCCACCAAGCCACAACTCAATGATCTTTGggattaaatataaattactgcTTGGTGCTTGgtgtttgaaatatttaatgtaatatCTCATacttcattttgaaattcatgtATGTTAGTATGAAGAGCTTTGGAACAAGCTCAGTTCACTTGTGTTGaggtttaaataaattattctacTTCTTGTTTGTGTTGCACAATCTCTTCTctcttgcttctttttcttatcaatCTAACATGTATTAATTAAGTacatcatttataaataaatatttttatgacttAATAACCAATGATCTACTTCTAGGGTTTATTTAGATTGAGGTAGGAATGGAAAGATAAGGAAAGGAAGAGTGAAAGACAATGTTGTAGTAAACTTGCATGACTTGccatttttataaaacttgGATGACTtgtctatttttataaaatttgtaagatTTGCCTATTTACTTACGTATGTTCTTCAATTTTGtcattttggtaaaaaaaaaaactcatttttcttgaatgatattaaaataatttaatagaaagACAGTTGagtcattttaaatataattgacattaaaattaaatataattgagATTAAACTTTGAATAAAGgcactttaaatataattgatataaagtttaaatagaTTTGAGGTTAAAGCTAAATAGAATTAACATTAAATGGAGAACTTTCAAAATCTAACACTACATTGAAGAAATGTGTTAATacagaattgaaatttttaaaattcaaaaaactaCATGGAAAAAAGTGGGATAATATAAAGACTAAAAAGTCTATTTAACTAAGGATGTGAGCGACAtcttactaaaatttaaaaaatagaatatgtaagtattatttaatataatattaagagctcttttattttaaagataatttatatttttgcaaGCTCCTTGCGGAGTTAATCATCCGAATGATAAATATGGATCAACTTCCTCTTAACTTTTCTCGGTCCACTAGCTATACATCCTAGCTCAACAAAACTGGAAAGTGGAATTctttaaaatcaaatcaaattgaGTTTAcaagataaattaaattgaaaattgaccAATACAAAAATCACATCTTTTTCATTATGGCTTGGTTTGATTTTCAGTTTATATTGTTACTAAATAAAAgatgtatattatatttatattgaatcaGTTATAGCcgtatattttagtttaattatatgtaaaatttaatatataacatcAAAAGAGACTCAGTCTTCTCTCTCATTATTGAATTATCAGATTAAATTTAGATTCAAATGAAcgattatatcaaaatttcaaacaaaataaagacaGATCACCAC
This window of the Vigna angularis cultivar LongXiaoDou No.4 chromosome 7, ASM1680809v1, whole genome shotgun sequence genome carries:
- the LOC108337389 gene encoding NAD(P)H-dependent 6'-deoxychalcone synthase; the protein is MAAVEIPTLVLPNSSTQQRVPVVGMGSAPDFTCKKDTKEAIIEAIKQGYRHFDTAAAYGSEQALGEALKEAIQLGLVSRQDLFVTSKLWVTENHPHLVVSALRKSLRTLQLEYLDLYLIHWPISSQPGKFSFPIEVSDLLPFDVKGVWEAMEECQKLGLTRAIGVSNFSVKKLENLLSVATIRPVVNQVEMNLAWQQKKLREFCSENGIIITAFSPLRKGASKGANEVMENEMLKEIAEAHGKTIAQVSLRWLYEQGVTFVPKSYDKGRMNQNLQIFDWKLTKDDLHKISEIYQNRLINGPTKPQLNDLWDDEI
- the LOC108337946 gene encoding NAD(P)H-dependent 6'-deoxychalcone synthase; the encoded protein is MVAVEIPTLVLPNSSSQQRVPVVGMGSAPDFTCKKDTKEAIIEAIKQGYRHFDTAAAYGSEQALGEALKEAVELGLVSRQDLFVTSKLWVTENHPHLVVSALRKSLRTLQLEYLDLYLIHWPLSSQPGKFSFPIEVEDLLPFDVKGVWEAMEECQKLGLTKAIGVSNFSVKKLQNLLSVATILPVVNQVEMNLAWQQKELREFCSANGIIITAFSPLRKGASRGPNEVMENDVLKEIADAHGKSIAQICLRWLYEQGVTFVPKSYDKERMNQNLRIFDWALTEEDHNKISQIHQSRLIAGPTKPQLNDLWD